In Mytilus trossulus isolate FHL-02 chromosome 6, PNRI_Mtr1.1.1.hap1, whole genome shotgun sequence, a single window of DNA contains:
- the LOC134720844 gene encoding POU domain, class 2, transcription factor 2-like encodes MNGDVSQGEGSTGGGDASKPLNLATSASAAIQQLQNALLAGQFPMATGAAAQGGLLLQGGFAQPAVVPVSSGLAGIQLSAADLQQLQQLQQTIQQHQLQLQQVQTSQNQALQTAQTTQATHQFNAAPTLATLQGLTAANSPQIVLINTSQLGGASLQPFIIQNQGIPVLQNLTLASLGQHAQLAQQIQQPVLQQTTQAAALTQPTPAPVLQSQNVSQQLKQLQQQQQQQQQQASESIKEPVELEEESMHLTIQPEENIDLEELEQFAKTFKRRRIELGFTQGDVGLAMGKLYGNDFSQTTISRFEALNLSFKNMCKLKPLLQKWLKDADMLSASPTTPVSGGSTIGNLSPEAIARRRKKRTSIDTSVRVALEKAFIQHPKPSSEEIANLAEDLNLEREVVRVWFCNRRQKQKRINPPSMSMNVTVNAQLNSPTNTSLNLSGSLNHLMAHSLSGNQSQTIGQTLNKPTVVNSVVGNQLLSNTQTISTGMQNPISINPSKKDMQVTSVDFSNPQEALHFSQAMPLELKLTNDKTNVNTNNFSSLAQQVLPLGLTLPVTSQPKIMNTSDFSVAQNGTNSNNQIFISGLQIPTSLTNNQSELTISTSS; translated from the exons ATGAATGGAGATGTGTCTCAAGGAGAAGGGTCAACAGGAGGGGGAGATGCCTCAAAACCACTCAATCTG gcCACCAGTGCTTCAGCAGCAATACAACAGCTACAGAATGCTTTGTTAGCTGGACAGTTCCCTATGGCCACAGGAGCAGCAGCACAAGGTGGATTGTTGTTACAGGGAGGATTTGCTCAACCAGCTGTG GTACCAGTTTCTAGTGGGCTAGCAGGGATACAGTTGTCAGCAGCAGATCTTCAACAGTTACAACAGCTTCAGCAGACTATTCAACAACACCAGCTGCAGTTACAACAGGTTCAAACCAGTCAGAACCAGGCGTTACAGACAGCCCAGACAACACAAGCCACTCATCAATTCAATGCCGCACCTACTTTAGCCACCCTGCAGGGTCTGACAGCAGCTAATTCACCACAGATTGTTCTGATTAATACATCACAGCTAGGTGGAGCTTCACTACAACCATTTATTATTCAGAATCAG GGTATTCCAGTGTTACAGAACTTGACATTGGCATCACTTGGACAACATGCACAACTGGCCCAACAG ATTCAACAACCAGTtttacaacaaacaacacaggCTGCTGCCCTCACACAACCAACACCTGCTCCTGTGCTGCAATCTCAGAATGTATCACAACAACTTAAACAACTACAACAACAACAgcagcaacaacaacaacaagcATCAGAATCTATCAAGGAACCAGTAGAACTTGAAGAGGAGTCCATGCATCTTACTATACAACCA GAAGAAAACATTGATTTAGAAGAATTAGAACAGTTTgctaaaacttttaaaagaagaaGAATTGAATTAG GATTCACCCAAGGTGATGTGGGTCTAGCTATGGGAAAGTTATATGGCAATGATTTCAGTCAGACAACCATTTCAAGATTTGAGGCATTAAATCTGAGCTTCAAAAATATGTGCAAGTTAAAACCATTATTACAGAAATGGTTGAAGGATGCTGACATGTTGTCAGCTAGTCCGACCACTCCAGTGTCTGGTGGTAGTACTATTGGGAACCTTTCCCCTGAAGCCATAGCTAGAAGGAGGAAGAAGAGAACCAGTATAGATACCTCAGTTAGAGTCGCTTTAGAGAAAGCATTCATACAACATCCTAAACCATCATCAGAGGAAATAGCTAATTTAGCTGAGGATTTAAATTTGGAACGAGAAGTTGTCAGAGTGTGGTTTTGTAATAGACGTCAAAAACAGAAAAGGATTAACCCTCCTTCAATGTCAATGAACGTTACTGTCAATGCACAACTGAATTCCCCAACTAATACCTCTTTGAATCTTTCTGGTTCCCTGAATCATTTAATGGCTCACTCATTATCAGGGAACCAGTCACAGACAATAGGTCAAACATTGAACAAACCAACAGTAGTTAACAGTGTTGTTGGGAACCAGTTGTTAAGTAATACACAGACAATCTCAACAGGGATGCAGAACCCTATATCTATAAATCCATCAAAGAAAGACATGCAAGTTACTTCTGTTGACTTTTCTAATCCTCAGGAAGCTCTCCATTTTTCACAGGCGATGCcattagaattaaaattaaCGAACGACAAGACAAATGTGAATACGAACAATTTCTCCTCGCTTGCACAACAAGTTCTTCCACTGGGATTAACATTACCGGTCACCTCTCAaccaaaaattatgaatacttCCGATTTTTCTGTTGCACAAAATGGAACAAATTCAAATAACCAGATATTCATATCTGGGTTACAGATTCCAACATCACTGACAAATAACCAGTCAGAATTGACTATATCAACCTCTTCATGA